One Solirubrobacter pauli DNA segment encodes these proteins:
- a CDS encoding type II secretion system F family protein codes for MSVAALLAGAAGALATLGLAELAATRAPRARRRGALTRLVTNVGAAVGVRASAGLARRIAAAGLERGLSEVVALQGGLAVVAGVLALPLATAAPGRLGPAVLVLAPVAGYLTPEAHLRRQARRRRAQIEVELPDVLDLLRVAIAAGLAPRRALHEVGRRHPGLLAKELTRLTARMSLGEPVDRALAHFETRCPSHTIPPLVAALRRAERHGTPLGPTLHAQATEARSQRAARRAEQAAKAAPKIQLVVALLLVPAVLLLVAAAMAPAIGA; via the coding sequence GTGAGCGTCGCCGCGCTGCTCGCCGGCGCCGCGGGCGCGCTCGCCACCCTCGGGCTGGCCGAGCTCGCGGCGACTCGCGCGCCGCGCGCCCGGCGGCGCGGGGCCCTGACACGGCTGGTCACGAACGTGGGGGCGGCGGTCGGGGTGCGCGCGTCGGCCGGGCTCGCGCGGCGGATCGCCGCGGCCGGGCTCGAGCGCGGCCTCAGCGAGGTGGTCGCGTTGCAGGGCGGGCTCGCGGTGGTCGCCGGGGTGCTCGCGCTGCCGCTCGCGACCGCGGCGCCCGGCCGGCTCGGCCCGGCGGTGCTCGTGCTCGCGCCGGTCGCGGGCTACCTCACGCCGGAGGCCCATCTCAGGCGGCAGGCGCGGCGCCGGCGCGCGCAGATCGAGGTGGAGCTGCCGGACGTGCTCGACCTGCTGCGCGTCGCGATCGCCGCGGGGCTCGCGCCGCGCCGGGCGCTGCACGAGGTCGGGCGACGGCACCCCGGCCTGCTGGCGAAGGAGCTCACTCGCCTGACCGCCCGCATGAGCCTCGGCGAACCCGTCGACCGGGCGCTGGCCCACTTCGAGACACGGTGCCCGTCCCACACCATCCCACCGCTCGTCGCGGCGCTCCGCCGGGCCGAGCGCCACGGCACCCCACTCGGTCCCACGCTCCACGCGCAGGCCACCGAGGCGCGCTCGCAACGGGCCGCGAGACGCGCCGAGCAGGCCGCCAAGGCCGCACCGAAGATCCAGCTGGTCGTCGCGCTGCTGCTGGTTCCGGCCGTGTTGCTGCTGGTCGCGGCCGCGATGGCGCCGGCCATCGGCGCCTAG
- the mraY gene encoding phospho-N-acetylmuramoyl-pentapeptide-transferase, whose translation MGEVLIAGTASLLICIFLSPKFISFLRAREFGQNIREEGPEGHHSKAGTPTMGGIIIFTAIAVPFLLLTDLDWRAIGVFGAAVACALLGFADDYTKLMKKRSLGLRGRTKLVVMILISVGLWLVATRLADLPDTLNLRVVDATIDLGYLYPFFIYLVVAGTTNAVNLTDGLDGLAAGCASIVLLAYIAITFTTDQLGLSLVAGCLVGACVGFLWFNSFPASIFMGDTGSLGLGGAIAGMAVMTKTEVLLIILGGIFVIEALSVMIQVFAFQTFRKRVFLMAPIHHHFELQAWSETKIILRFWIVAAVCAAIGFTLYQQSVI comes from the coding sequence GTGGGTGAGGTCCTGATCGCGGGCACCGCCTCGCTGCTGATCTGCATCTTCCTGTCGCCGAAGTTCATCTCGTTCCTGCGCGCGCGCGAGTTCGGCCAGAACATCCGCGAGGAGGGCCCCGAGGGGCACCACTCCAAGGCGGGCACGCCGACGATGGGCGGGATCATCATCTTCACCGCGATCGCGGTGCCGTTCCTGCTGCTGACCGACCTCGACTGGCGGGCGATCGGCGTCTTCGGCGCCGCCGTCGCGTGCGCGCTGCTGGGCTTCGCCGACGACTACACGAAGCTGATGAAGAAGCGCTCGCTCGGCCTGCGCGGGCGGACGAAGCTCGTGGTGATGATCCTGATCTCGGTGGGGCTGTGGCTCGTGGCCACACGGCTCGCGGACCTGCCGGACACGCTCAACCTGCGCGTCGTCGACGCCACGATCGACCTCGGCTACCTGTATCCGTTCTTCATCTACCTGGTCGTGGCCGGCACCACCAACGCGGTCAACCTCACCGACGGCCTGGACGGCCTCGCGGCGGGCTGCGCGTCGATCGTGCTGCTGGCCTACATCGCGATCACGTTCACGACCGACCAGCTCGGGCTCTCGCTCGTCGCGGGCTGCCTGGTCGGCGCGTGCGTCGGCTTCCTCTGGTTCAACTCGTTCCCGGCCTCGATCTTCATGGGCGACACCGGGTCACTGGGCCTGGGCGGTGCGATCGCGGGCATGGCCGTGATGACCAAGACCGAGGTGCTGCTGATCATCCTCGGCGGCATCTTCGTGATCGAGGCGCTGTCGGTGATGATCCAGGTCTTCGCCTTCCAGACGTTCCGCAAGCGCGTGTTCCTGATGGCGCCGATCCACCACCACTTCGAGCTGCAGGCCTGGTCGGAGACGAAGATCATCCTGCGCTTCTGGATCGTCGCCGCGGTGTGCGCGGCGATCGGCTTCACGCTGTACCAGCAGTCCGTGATCTGA
- a CDS encoding peptidoglycan D,D-transpeptidase FtsI family protein yields the protein MQVIERRIGFIFAVFLALLAIGAMKAAWLGVVKADSLQRAANVQQESDIVIPARRGSIEDAHGIDLGVSEPAMDIAATPKLVTDARKAATELAPVIDRDEVDLLKAFARRDTGFVYLGRGIPAAKAEKAKKLGIPGLEFIPRYRREYPRDWMASQLLGSVGTDGDGLAGLEYTFDKQLRGRDGERRLVKDAMGEPLEIRNTEPVKPGKDVRLTLDANLQDQAEEVLAEVGAKWKPKGATAIVMDPNSGALLAVANWPRVNANEPGKAPPEVNINRAVATNYEPGSTFKAFTVAAALEEGKVTPETSFSIPSIYKYADRELKDAEDLGLGSMTTSEILKYSSNIGAVKIAAALGGSKPFDKWVRRFGFGKETGVDLPGEQIGIVPTLKNYSGASMGNLPIGQGLSVTPMQMMAAYSAIANGGVLRAPHVVESVGGKATKKPAGKRILSESTAASVRKMLEGVVGAGGTASGAHIDGYTTAGKTGTAEKAINGEYSKEFYVASFVGFAPAKHPKLLAAVIVDEPEGDIYGGQVAAPAWKQIMNLALSYKQIAPE from the coding sequence GTGCAGGTCATCGAGCGGCGCATCGGCTTCATCTTCGCCGTCTTCCTCGCCCTGCTCGCGATCGGGGCGATGAAGGCCGCCTGGCTCGGCGTCGTCAAGGCGGACTCGCTGCAGCGCGCGGCGAACGTCCAGCAGGAGTCCGACATCGTCATCCCGGCCCGGCGCGGGTCGATCGAGGACGCCCACGGCATCGACCTGGGCGTGTCCGAGCCGGCGATGGACATCGCCGCGACCCCGAAGCTGGTCACCGACGCGCGCAAGGCGGCGACGGAGCTCGCCCCGGTCATCGACCGCGACGAGGTCGACCTGCTGAAGGCGTTCGCGCGCCGCGACACCGGCTTCGTCTACCTCGGCCGCGGCATCCCGGCCGCCAAGGCGGAGAAGGCGAAGAAGCTCGGCATCCCCGGCCTGGAGTTCATCCCGCGCTACCGGCGTGAGTACCCGCGCGACTGGATGGCGTCGCAGCTGCTCGGCAGCGTCGGCACCGACGGCGACGGCCTCGCCGGGCTCGAGTACACGTTCGACAAGCAGCTGCGCGGACGCGACGGCGAGCGCCGGCTCGTCAAGGACGCCATGGGCGAGCCGCTCGAGATCCGCAACACCGAGCCGGTCAAGCCCGGCAAGGACGTGCGCCTGACGCTCGACGCGAACCTGCAGGACCAGGCCGAGGAGGTCCTGGCCGAGGTCGGCGCCAAGTGGAAGCCCAAGGGCGCGACGGCGATCGTGATGGACCCGAACAGCGGCGCGCTGCTCGCGGTCGCCAACTGGCCGCGCGTGAACGCCAACGAACCGGGCAAGGCACCGCCGGAGGTGAACATCAACCGCGCCGTGGCGACGAACTACGAGCCGGGCTCGACGTTCAAGGCCTTCACCGTCGCGGCCGCCCTGGAGGAGGGCAAGGTCACGCCCGAGACCAGCTTCTCGATCCCATCGATCTACAAGTACGCCGACCGCGAGCTCAAGGACGCCGAGGACCTGGGGCTGGGCTCGATGACGACGAGCGAGATCCTCAAGTACTCGTCGAACATCGGCGCCGTCAAGATCGCGGCCGCGCTCGGCGGCTCCAAGCCGTTCGACAAGTGGGTCCGCCGGTTCGGCTTCGGCAAGGAGACGGGCGTGGACCTGCCGGGCGAGCAGATCGGCATCGTGCCCACGCTGAAGAACTACTCAGGCGCGAGCATGGGCAACCTGCCGATCGGCCAGGGCCTGTCCGTCACGCCGATGCAGATGATGGCCGCCTACTCGGCGATCGCCAACGGCGGCGTCCTGCGCGCGCCGCACGTGGTCGAGTCGGTCGGCGGCAAGGCGACCAAGAAGCCCGCCGGCAAGCGGATCCTGAGCGAGTCGACCGCGGCCTCCGTGCGCAAGATGCTCGAGGGCGTCGTCGGCGCCGGCGGCACCGCGTCCGGCGCGCACATCGACGGCTACACGACCGCCGGCAAGACGGGCACGGCCGAGAAGGCGATCAACGGCGAGTACTCGAAGGAGTTCTACGTCGCCTCGTTCGTCGGCTTCGCGCCCGCCAAGCACCCGAAGCTGCTCGCCGCGGTCATCGTCGACGAGCCCGAGGGCGACATCTACGGCGGCCAGGTCGCGGCGCCGGCGTGGAAGCAGATCATGAACCTGGCCCTCAGCTACAAGCAGATCGCGCCGGAATAG
- a CDS encoding UDP-N-acetylmuramoyl-tripeptide--D-alanyl-D-alanine ligase, which produces MRSWNAERIAEAAGARLVAAGDGGPTRAVIDTRSIEPGDLFVGLPGERVDGGRFAAQALGAGAWGVLVDPQHADGLSGGAVLVSEDPLLALQTLATAWRRELDAAVIGVTGSVGKTSTKQLIAALIAPHRRVAANPANFNTEIGLPLAVLAAPEGTEVLVLEMGMRGFGQIDELARIAEPDVGVITNVGPVHIELVGSLEGVARAKAELLAHVPVAVIPADVPLLDPYLGEDLDVIRFGTDVFLDDFDPPKVRINARELVVELEVPFRARHQLVNLLAAVAAAQAVGVEPSGPVDVQFGALRGEHVELASGVVVINDCYNANPLSMVAALDDLATQAPTGRRVAVLGDMLELGEGELDAHREIGKHAASTGVDVLVAVGPLSTTAMPETFNGELHLATDAAEAAEITAGLVHPGDIVLVKASRGIGLETVAEALARG; this is translated from the coding sequence ATGAGGTCGTGGAACGCGGAGCGGATCGCGGAAGCGGCGGGCGCGCGGCTGGTCGCGGCGGGGGACGGCGGCCCGACCCGCGCGGTGATCGACACCCGCTCGATCGAGCCCGGGGACCTGTTCGTCGGCCTGCCGGGCGAGCGCGTCGACGGTGGTCGGTTCGCGGCGCAGGCACTCGGTGCGGGCGCCTGGGGCGTGCTCGTGGATCCGCAGCACGCGGACGGGCTGTCCGGTGGCGCCGTGCTCGTCTCCGAGGACCCGTTGCTGGCGCTGCAGACGCTGGCCACGGCCTGGCGCCGGGAGCTGGACGCGGCCGTGATCGGCGTCACCGGCTCGGTCGGCAAGACGTCGACGAAGCAGCTGATCGCCGCCCTGATCGCGCCGCACCGCCGCGTCGCCGCCAACCCGGCGAACTTCAACACGGAGATCGGCCTGCCGCTCGCCGTGCTCGCCGCGCCCGAGGGCACCGAGGTGCTCGTGCTCGAGATGGGCATGCGCGGCTTCGGGCAGATCGACGAGCTGGCCCGGATCGCGGAGCCGGACGTGGGCGTCATCACGAACGTCGGCCCGGTCCACATCGAGCTCGTGGGCTCGCTGGAAGGCGTCGCGCGGGCCAAGGCGGAGCTGCTCGCGCACGTCCCCGTCGCGGTGATCCCGGCCGACGTCCCGCTGCTGGACCCGTACCTGGGCGAGGACCTGGACGTGATCCGCTTCGGCACGGACGTCTTCCTCGACGACTTCGACCCGCCGAAGGTGCGCATCAACGCGCGCGAGCTGGTCGTGGAGCTCGAGGTGCCGTTCCGGGCGCGTCATCAGCTCGTCAACCTGCTCGCCGCGGTGGCCGCGGCGCAGGCCGTCGGCGTGGAGCCGAGCGGGCCCGTGGACGTGCAGTTCGGCGCGCTGCGCGGCGAGCACGTCGAGCTCGCCAGCGGGGTCGTCGTGATCAACGACTGCTACAACGCCAATCCGCTGTCCATGGTCGCCGCGCTTGACGATCTCGCCACGCAGGCGCCTACGGGGCGACGCGTGGCCGTTCTCGGGGACATGCTCGAGCTCGGCGAGGGCGAGCTGGACGCGCACCGGGAGATCGGCAAGCACGCCGCGTCAACCGGCGTTGATGTCCTCGTCGCGGTCGGTCCGCTGTCCACGACCGCCATGCCGGAGACGTTCAACGGCGAGCTGCACCTCGCCACGGACGCCGCCGAGGCCGCGGAGATCACCGCCGGCCTCGTGCACCCCGGCGACATCGTGCTGGTCAAGGCCTCGCGGGGCATCGGCCTCGAGACGGTCGCGGAGGCGCTGGCCCGTGGGTGA
- a CDS encoding UDP-N-acetylmuramoyl-L-alanyl-D-glutamate--2,6-diaminopimelate ligase codes for MTLRELLGDGPDVVVTGLTFDNRLVGPGTLFFCVPGFTRDGHDFAHDAVARGAVALVVQRPLGLGVPEVQVDDVRAAMAQAAARFYGDPTETLQVVGITGTNGKTTSAFLTRALLEGGGTATGLLGTVKSVIGGVDHTVVRTTPEAIDLQRTFREMLDAGDRACAMEISSHALELRRADAIHVAAAVFTNLTQDHLDFHPTMEDYFQAKRLLFASPLTRTKIVNADDPYGRRLIEEFDCVTFAIEAEADYRAVDVRTDATGCDFVAVTPEGDFPARVPIPGRFNVLNALGAWAAARALGAEPATITESLAHAATAPGRFQPVEAGQPFGVVVDYAHKPDALEQVLLAAREMASGKLIVVVGAGGDRDRGKRPLMGEIAARLADVALITSDNPRSEAPEAIIDEIVAGIPDAPRAVVERDADRRATIFHAIELARPGDVVVIAGKGHEQGQEFENGRKEPFDDSAVAREAIAAKVPAS; via the coding sequence ATGACGCTCCGCGAGTTGCTCGGGGACGGCCCCGACGTGGTCGTTACGGGCCTGACGTTCGACAACCGGCTCGTGGGTCCGGGCACGCTGTTCTTCTGCGTGCCGGGGTTCACCCGCGACGGCCATGACTTCGCCCACGACGCGGTGGCCCGTGGGGCCGTTGCCTTGGTGGTGCAGCGCCCCCTGGGCCTCGGCGTGCCCGAGGTGCAGGTCGACGACGTGCGCGCCGCGATGGCACAGGCCGCCGCGCGCTTCTACGGCGACCCGACCGAGACCCTCCAGGTGGTCGGCATCACCGGCACCAACGGCAAGACGACCAGCGCCTTCCTCACGCGCGCGCTGCTCGAGGGCGGCGGGACGGCGACCGGCCTGCTGGGCACCGTGAAGTCGGTGATTGGCGGCGTCGACCACACCGTCGTGCGCACGACCCCCGAGGCGATCGACCTCCAGCGCACGTTCCGCGAGATGCTCGACGCCGGTGACCGCGCGTGCGCGATGGAGATCTCCTCGCACGCGCTCGAGCTGCGCCGCGCGGACGCGATCCACGTCGCCGCGGCCGTGTTCACGAACCTCACGCAGGACCATCTGGACTTCCATCCCACGATGGAGGACTACTTCCAGGCCAAGCGGCTGCTGTTCGCCTCACCGCTCACACGGACGAAGATCGTCAACGCCGACGATCCGTACGGCCGCCGGCTGATCGAGGAGTTCGACTGCGTCACGTTCGCGATCGAGGCGGAGGCGGACTACCGCGCCGTGGACGTGCGGACGGACGCGACGGGCTGCGACTTCGTCGCGGTCACGCCGGAGGGCGACTTCCCCGCGCGGGTGCCGATCCCCGGCCGCTTCAACGTGCTCAACGCGCTCGGCGCCTGGGCCGCCGCGCGGGCGCTGGGGGCGGAGCCGGCGACGATCACGGAGTCGCTCGCGCATGCGGCGACCGCTCCGGGCCGGTTCCAGCCGGTCGAGGCGGGGCAGCCCTTCGGGGTCGTGGTCGACTACGCGCACAAACCCGACGCGCTCGAGCAGGTGCTGCTCGCCGCGCGCGAGATGGCGTCCGGGAAGCTGATCGTCGTGGTCGGCGCCGGGGGAGACCGCGACCGCGGCAAGCGGCCCCTCATGGGTGAGATCGCGGCCCGGCTGGCCGACGTGGCGCTGATCACATCGGACAACCCGCGCAGCGAGGCGCCGGAGGCGATCATCGACGAGATCGTCGCGGGCATCCCGGACGCGCCCCGCGCGGTCGTCGAGCGCGACGCCGACCGGCGGGCGACGATCTTCCACGCGATCGAGCTCGCCCGGCCGGGCGACGTCGTCGTGATCGCGGGCAAGGGCCACGAGCAGGGGCAGGAGTTCGAGAACGGCCGCAAGGAGCCGTTCGACGACTCCGCGGTCGCGCGGGAGGCGATCGCGGCGAAGGTGCCGGCCTCATGA
- the mraZ gene encoding division/cell wall cluster transcriptional repressor MraZ codes for MAFTGTFEHNLDTKNRLTIPSKFRADLSKGVYLSRAVEKVISLYPAETYTAMADQALAGFTNPLSAQARETRRLIYGTALETELDSAGRVMLTPRFLEHAGIGREVVITGVGDCLEIWDRSAWADYDTDLTQRAPELTESLGHTS; via the coding sequence TTGGCCTTCACCGGCACCTTCGAACACAACCTCGACACGAAGAATCGGCTCACGATTCCGTCGAAGTTCCGGGCCGATCTGAGCAAGGGCGTGTATCTCTCGCGAGCGGTCGAGAAGGTCATCAGCCTGTATCCGGCAGAGACCTATACGGCGATGGCGGACCAAGCCCTCGCCGGTTTCACGAATCCGCTGTCCGCGCAGGCGCGCGAGACGCGGCGACTGATCTACGGAACCGCCTTGGAGACGGAGCTCGACTCCGCCGGTCGCGTAATGCTGACGCCACGCTTCCTGGAGCACGCGGGGATCGGCCGCGAGGTCGTGATCACCGGCGTCGGCGACTGCCTCGAGATCTGGGACCGCTCGGCCTGGGCGGACTACGACACCGACCTCACCCAGCGAGCTCCTGAGCTCACCGAGTCCCTTGGCCACACTTCTTGA
- a CDS encoding acyl-CoA dehydrogenase family protein — protein sequence MTAVLNQSAPFEDVDFLALDPALGEAIEREGAGWAVERVREAGLTALSAEAQAHGRRAERNEPRLLTHNRFGERIDQVDLDPSWHWLLDAAVARGIHALPWAQPQAGAHAARAALELMWTQANAGVMCPISMTYSAVPALRVDPEIAAEWEPRLAAGELAGMAMTEKQGGSDVRANVTAAEPVGDGWYELHGHKWFCSYPPCTIFLVLAQAPAGLSCFVVERGAGMEFQRLKDKLGTRSLPSSEVEFRGAAARLLGEEGRGVATIIEMVTHTRLDCVIGSTASMRRGVAEAIWHTRHRSAFGARLVDQPAMVNVLADLALESEAATATALRLARAYDEGDTAFRRFATAIAKYWVCKRATPHAAEALECLGGNGYVEESPMPRLLRDAPLNGIWEGSGNVIALDVLRALAREPDGLAGFIAECETARGGNALLDEHLDALRHTPLDPWTARRGVEELALAFQASLLVRHAPAFVSDAFCAARLGGGGRVYGTLPSEIDGAAIVDRALAH from the coding sequence ATGACCGCCGTCTTGAACCAGTCCGCTCCGTTCGAAGACGTCGACTTCCTCGCGCTGGACCCCGCCCTGGGCGAGGCGATCGAGCGCGAGGGCGCGGGGTGGGCGGTCGAGCGGGTGCGTGAGGCGGGCCTGACGGCGCTGTCCGCCGAGGCCCAGGCCCACGGTCGGCGGGCGGAGCGCAACGAGCCGCGCCTGCTCACCCACAACCGGTTCGGCGAGCGGATCGACCAGGTCGACCTCGACCCGTCGTGGCACTGGCTGCTCGACGCCGCGGTGGCGCGTGGGATCCACGCCCTGCCGTGGGCGCAGCCGCAGGCCGGGGCGCACGCCGCTCGCGCGGCGCTGGAGCTGATGTGGACGCAGGCGAACGCCGGCGTGATGTGCCCGATCTCGATGACCTACTCGGCGGTGCCCGCGCTGCGGGTGGACCCGGAGATCGCGGCGGAGTGGGAGCCGCGCCTGGCCGCCGGGGAGCTCGCCGGCATGGCGATGACCGAGAAGCAGGGCGGCTCGGACGTGCGCGCCAACGTCACCGCGGCCGAGCCGGTCGGCGACGGCTGGTACGAGCTGCACGGGCACAAGTGGTTCTGCTCGTATCCGCCGTGCACGATCTTCCTCGTGCTCGCGCAGGCGCCCGCGGGGCTGTCCTGCTTCGTGGTCGAGCGCGGGGCGGGGATGGAGTTCCAGCGCCTCAAGGACAAGCTCGGCACCCGCTCGCTGCCCTCGTCCGAGGTCGAGTTCCGGGGCGCGGCCGCCCGGCTGCTGGGCGAGGAGGGCCGCGGGGTGGCGACGATCATCGAGATGGTCACGCACACGCGGCTGGACTGCGTGATCGGGTCGACCGCGTCGATGCGGCGCGGCGTCGCCGAGGCGATCTGGCACACGCGGCACCGGTCGGCGTTCGGCGCCCGGCTGGTCGACCAGCCGGCGATGGTCAACGTCCTGGCGGATCTGGCGCTGGAGTCCGAGGCGGCCACGGCGACCGCGCTGCGGCTGGCCCGCGCCTACGACGAGGGCGACACCGCCTTCCGCCGGTTCGCCACCGCGATCGCCAAGTACTGGGTGTGCAAGCGCGCGACGCCGCACGCGGCCGAGGCGCTCGAGTGCCTGGGCGGGAACGGCTACGTCGAGGAGTCCCCGATGCCGCGGCTGCTGCGCGACGCGCCGCTGAACGGCATCTGGGAGGGCTCGGGCAACGTCATCGCCCTGGACGTCCTGCGCGCGCTCGCTCGGGAGCCGGACGGGCTGGCGGGGTTCATCGCCGAGTGCGAGACGGCGCGCGGCGGCAACGCGCTGCTGGATGAGCACCTGGACGCGCTCCGGCACACGCCGTTGGACCCCTGGACCGCCCGGCGCGGCGTCGAGGAGCTGGCGCTGGCCTTCCAGGCGTCGCTGCTCGTCCGCCACGCGCCGGCGTTCGTGAGCGACGCGTTCTGCGCGGCCCGGCTCGGCGGCGGTGGGCGCGTCTACGGGACGCTGCCGTCCGAGATCGACGGCGCCGCCATCGTCGACCGTGCGCTCGCGCACTGA
- the rsmH gene encoding 16S rRNA (cytosine(1402)-N(4))-methyltransferase RsmH translates to MPQTHVPVLAGELIEALDPRPGQIAIDCTLGAGGHARLVAERIGPTGTLIAIDRDPTAEPTFRALSAEVPCETRFIRADFATGLEQLVEEGLRADLVYMDLGVSSMQIDTRERGFAYAYDAPLDMRMDPDQELTAKEVVNTWERRRLARAIKDYGEERYADRIAGEIVRRRARQELTTTFELNEAITAAVPAPARFAGGHPAKRTFQAIRIVVNGELQQLDDALPRAWEVLRIGGRLAALSFHSLEDRRVKRFLADKARGCICPPDLPVCVCGNNPEAELVHRRSIVATPGEVAANPRSKSARLRAARKLSEVRLAQ, encoded by the coding sequence ATGCCTCAGACGCACGTTCCGGTCCTCGCCGGCGAGCTGATCGAGGCGCTTGACCCGCGCCCCGGCCAGATCGCGATCGACTGCACCCTCGGCGCAGGCGGTCACGCCCGCCTCGTCGCCGAGCGGATCGGCCCGACCGGGACCCTCATCGCCATCGACCGTGACCCGACGGCCGAGCCGACCTTCCGCGCGCTCAGCGCGGAGGTCCCGTGCGAGACCCGCTTCATCCGTGCCGACTTCGCGACCGGGCTCGAGCAGCTCGTCGAGGAGGGCCTGCGGGCGGACCTCGTGTACATGGACCTCGGCGTGAGCTCCATGCAGATCGACACGCGCGAGCGCGGGTTCGCCTACGCCTACGACGCGCCGCTCGACATGCGGATGGACCCCGACCAGGAGCTCACCGCCAAAGAGGTCGTCAACACCTGGGAGCGCCGCCGCCTCGCGCGCGCGATCAAGGACTACGGCGAGGAGCGCTACGCCGACCGGATCGCGGGCGAGATCGTGCGCCGCCGCGCCCGCCAGGAGCTCACGACCACGTTCGAGCTCAACGAAGCCATCACGGCCGCCGTGCCGGCGCCCGCGCGGTTCGCCGGCGGCCATCCCGCCAAGCGCACGTTCCAGGCGATCCGGATCGTCGTCAACGGCGAGCTCCAGCAGCTCGACGACGCGCTCCCGCGCGCGTGGGAGGTCCTCCGCATCGGCGGCCGCCTCGCCGCGCTGTCGTTCCACTCACTCGAGGATCGCCGCGTCAAGCGCTTCCTGGCCGACAAGGCCCGCGGCTGCATCTGCCCACCCGACCTGCCCGTGTGCGTCTGCGGCAACAACCCGGAGGCGGAGCTCGTGCACCGCCGTTCGATCGTTGCCACGCCGGGTGAGGTCGCGGCCAATCCCCGTTCGAAGTCGGCTCGCCTCAGGGCCGCCCGCAAGCTCTCCGAGGTGCGCCTTGCCCAGTGA
- a CDS encoding type II secretion system F family protein, with protein MAVPLAFLAAVAAVVGVWELLAAVERTRVAATVRHVLAPLVRAGTEGASPTSQERRRLGVLAAVALAAAGGLLGGVTLAVLAGVAGPTIATALVTARRRRFRAALTQAAPAVARALADALGAGHSVRGALGVVATGIPGPAGHELARAARALALGAPTVEVLERLRGRANAPAWDAIVAGVLLQREAGGDLPTLLRDLAAAVETAARQDRDAIAATAQARFTARIVLVLPLGAALLGELGRPGLLAGLVANPVSASMTAFALLLQLVALVSVARLTRNVTR; from the coding sequence ATGGCGGTCCCGCTCGCGTTCCTCGCCGCGGTCGCGGCCGTCGTCGGCGTCTGGGAGCTGCTCGCCGCGGTCGAGCGGACGCGGGTCGCGGCGACGGTCAGGCACGTGCTGGCACCGCTCGTCCGCGCGGGCACGGAGGGTGCGAGTCCGACCTCGCAGGAGCGGCGGCGGCTCGGCGTGCTGGCGGCCGTGGCGCTGGCCGCGGCGGGCGGGCTGCTCGGCGGCGTCACCCTCGCGGTGCTCGCGGGCGTCGCCGGTCCGACCATCGCGACCGCGCTCGTCACCGCGCGCCGACGGCGCTTCCGGGCGGCGCTCACGCAGGCCGCCCCGGCCGTGGCGCGAGCGCTCGCCGACGCGCTCGGCGCGGGGCACTCGGTGCGCGGCGCGCTCGGCGTGGTCGCGACGGGCATCCCGGGCCCGGCCGGGCACGAGCTCGCGCGCGCCGCTCGCGCGCTGGCCCTCGGCGCGCCGACCGTGGAGGTGCTCGAACGCCTGCGCGGGCGCGCGAACGCGCCCGCGTGGGACGCGATCGTCGCCGGCGTCCTGCTTCAGCGGGAGGCCGGCGGCGATCTGCCCACGCTGTTGCGTGACCTCGCGGCCGCCGTCGAGACCGCGGCCCGCCAGGACCGTGACGCCATCGCGGCCACCGCCCAGGCTCGCTTCACCGCGCGGATCGTCCTCGTCCTCCCGCTCGGCGCCGCGCTCCTCGGCGAGCTCGGCCGGCCGGGGTTGCTCGCCGGGCTCGTCGCCAACCCGGTCTCCGCCTCCATGACCGCGTTCGCCCTCCTGCTGCAGCTGGTCGCGCTGGTCAGCGTGGCCCGACTGACCCGGAACGTGACCCGGTGA